Sequence from the Phosphitispora fastidiosa genome:
GGATGCAAACAGGCAGAGGATGGCGGCCACTCCAAAAGCCATACTATAGCTGGCGGTAAGGTCAACTATTTTGCCTGCGACCATGCCGCCGAAGACTCCGCCGACTCCCCAGGCGGTAAATACCAGGCCGTAGTTAACTCCCATGTTTTTGGTGCCGAAATAGTCGGCTGTTGCTGAAGGGAACAGGGATAAGTTGGCGCCATAATTAAATCCTACTGCGGCTGCACCGGCAATCAGCAGAGCCGCTGTGGAGAACCGGGAGAACAGCATCAGTACTATCGCCTGTGAAATAAACACCAGCAGCATGGTCTTGGTACGGCCCAGTTTATCTGATACCAGGCCTGCAATTATCCGACCGCCGGCATTGCCTATGGCCAAGATTGCGACCAAAATGAAGCCTAATTCGACTCCGGGCAGCTGCATTGTCGAAATCTTGGCCATGTGACCGATAATCATCAGACCGGCAAAAGAAGCGAATGCATACATCAGCCAAAGGAGATAAAACTGAGGGGTTCTAAGCATTTCATGCCATTCGTATTCATATTTATCTGAGGCACTTTTTCCGGATGCCGCCGGTTTGGGCATATTAGCGGGAACATACCCTGCCGGGGGATTTTTCAGAAACTGGGACAGCAGCACAATGCCGATAAAGAACGCTATCCCTAGTGTCATAAAGGTCTTGCTAATGCCCATTGATTTCAGTAAATGGTTAGTCAATGGTGAGATGTAAACTGAAGCCAGGCCGAAACCTGCAACAACCAAACCGGTGATCATTCCTTTTTTATGAGGCGGGAACCATTTGACTGCCGGAGGGGTGGCTGATGCATATCCCAGCCCCATCCCTGAGCCTACCAGCAGTCCGAAACCGATAACCATCGGGAGAATACTTAATTCAGAAGCAAAACTTGAGATGATAAGCCCGGCGCCTGCACAGATACCGCCGAGGGTGGCTACTATCCGGGGGCCCACTTTATCCTGGGCCCTGCCGGCCAATACCATTACTATTGCGAACACGCCGCAGGCGACAGCGTAAGGGAGTGATGCCTTAGAAGCCGTCCAGCCCCAGTCTTTGGTAAGGGCCTTGGCGATGACACTCCACGAATAAAGAACTCCAAGTCCAAGGTTAATGCCTGTTCCGGCGAAGGTGACAATCCATCCTCTAAGAGAACTCTGGCTACTCACAAAAAAACACCTCCAAATAAATTTTATAATAATGCCGTGATAATGCAGTAATTATGAAGTAATTATGAAGTAATTATGAAGTAATGCAACAAGCATACGGCAATACTCAAATCATTGGAATCCCCTCCGTTCCCCAAAGAATTTACGGTAAAATAAAAGGAGGCTGTTACATTTGTAACAGCCTCCGGGCTGACAGCCTCCGGACTTAAGGTTATTTCCGTTATATTTTCTAATTATATTTACTAAAATAAGGCCAAAAGCAGAAGACCGGCAGTACCTGCCGGTCTCGGGGCTCTAGGCCTCTGGACTTGATTCCATTTTAGTTTATTTTGCCTGACTTTGCACTGGTTTCAACGTTAATAGCTGCATTTTCATTGTCAATGGTCAATAGGGGTGTCTTAGCGGTGTTGGGGGTCAAAATCCTTATGGAACGAACGGTTAACTGCAAATTAGTGGAGGATTTCACAGGGCGAATGGCGGATAAATGGGAGGGTGGCGTTTTCTTAAGCAAAAATGGTGTGTAGTATCAGGTTTTTTCTGGTATAATATTGAAATAAGCCCATGAAAGGCTGTGAACCATGAGCAAATCTGTGATAATATCCGTAACCGGTACGCAGACTAATGAGTTCGGTGAGGTTGACGTTCAGGAACTGGTGACAACAGGGGTCTATTATGAAAAGAAGGGCACCTACTTCATCATTTACAGTGAGTCTGAAATTACGGGAATGCCTGGCACGACTACATCTGTTAAGGCCGAACCCCAGCGGGTAACTTTAAATAGGATGGGAGAATCTCAGCACAAACAGGTTTTTGAGACAGGCATGCGCAACCGGGGCAATTACATTACCCCTTATGGAATGATGTATATGGCTGTTATCCCTTCAAAGGTAGATGTTATCTTGACAGATAGCGGAGGCAGTATTAATCTGGAATATGAACTGGAAGTTGAAAATCAAAAGATTAGTGATAACAAGTTGTCACTGACTGTGAGGGAGGCATAAAATGCAATCTGTCCTGGAAAACGTTAAAAATAATATTGTTAAAGCAATTGAACAGGCGGCTCAAAAGGCCAAGGATGAGGGAAAGCTTGGTTTCGATGCCCTGCCTGCTTTTGTTTTGGAGGTCCCGCGGGAGAAGGAGCACGGGGATTTTGCCACAAATATAGCCATGCTGCTGACCCGTCAGGCAAGGATGGCGCCGAGGCAGATAGCTGAGACTATTGCAGAGGGCATAAATACAGAAAGCGCCCGGATTGCCCGGATTGAAATTGCCGGTCCCGGGTTTATTAACTTTTTCCTGGAAAGCACCTGGGTTTATGATGTTCTGCCACAGGTTGAAAAAGAAGGGGAGCTTTATGGCGACAGCGCGACAGGGCAGGGGAAAAAGGTCCAGGTAGAATTCGTCAGCGCCAATCCCACCGGTTTATTACATATGGGAAATGCCCGGGGGGCCGCCCTTGGGGATACGATGGCAGCCCTTATGCAGGCAGCTGGATTTGAGGTATCCAGGGAGTTCTATATTAATGATGCCGGAAACCAGATAGAGAACTTTGGGAAATCCCTTGAGGCAAGGTATCTGCAGCTTCTTGAAAGGGATGTGCCTTTCCCTAAAGACGGCTACCATGGGGCTGATATAATTGATACGGTGAAGGGAATTATTGAAAAACATGGTGACCGGTATCTTGATATGGAGTCTACCCTGAGAAAAGAGTTTTTTATCAAATATGCCCTTGACGAAAAGATCAGGGCCATAAAAAAGACCCTTAGTCAATTTGGGGTGGAATACGATGTCTGGTTCAGTGAACAGTCGCTCCATGAATCCGGCGCTATTGACGGCATCCTGGACCAACTCCGGGAAAAGGGCTTTCTGTATGAGAGCGAAGGCGCCCTCTGGCTGAAAACCACCGAGTTTGGTGATGAAAAAGATGAGGTTCTGGTGAGGAGTAATGGTATACCCACATATTTCGCCGCAGATATCGCTTATCACAAAAACAAATTTGACAGGGGTTTTGAGTGGGTCATAAATATCTGGGGGGCAGACCATCATGGGCACGTAAAGAGGCTGAAAGGCGCAATGCAAGCCCTGGGATACAATCCGGACAGCCTTGACATTGTTCTGATGCAGTTGGTCCGCCTGTTTAAGGGTGGGGATATAATCAGGATGTCAAAGCGTTCCGGAGAATTTATCACCCTTGATGACCTGATGTCAGATGTAGGCATAGATGCTGCGCGGTACTTTTTTGTAATGAGAAGTTCGGACAGCCATCTGGATTTTGATATGGACCTGGCTAAATCCCAGTCAACGGAAAACCCGGTATATTATATCCAATATGCCCATGCCAGAATATGCAGTATTCTGCGCCAGTTGGAAGACCGGGGTGAGACTGTGCCGCTGGCAGAGGAATGTAATTTCAGACTTCTTCAGGAGCAGGCTGAGCTTGACCTGATGAGAAAGCTGGCTGATTTCCCCATGGAGATTTCGGAAGCTGCGGTAAACCTTGAACCTCATCGGATCGCCAGATATGCCCATGAGCTGGCCGGTCTGTTCCATAGTTTTTACAACAGCCACAGGGTGATGGTAGAAGACGTGGAACTGCAAAAAGCGCGTCTGGTATTGGTAAAATCAGTACAGACGGTTGTCAGAAGAGCTCTGGGTTTGATAGGGGTGACCGCTCCGGAATCTATGTAGATTGCCCAAGCCGGGTAGAAGATTAGACAAAATAAGACAAATTTTTTCAGTTTATTGCAGGAAAGTTATCCCATAAAGTCGAATAGTCATGTTGAGCTACATTAGGTATTTGTCTGCCAAATATCCTTTGGGGAAGGTGAAGTCAATGCCTGGGTTCAACATGGAGCAGTACAGCCCCTATATGTCAGAAGCTGATTTGGCTCATGCAATTCTTAAGGCTGCGGGGGCCCCTTTGTATTTCAGGGACTTATTGGAACAAGTGATGGCCATCAAACCTGTTTCCGGCAGGGACAGGGAACATATTATGGCCGGCATCCATACTGATTTAAACCTTGACGGGAGATTTATTCATGTCGGCAAAGGGGTATGGGGTTTAAGGGAATGGATGCATGACAGGAAAGCATTTCAATATGAGCATGATGAGGAACTGGACAATTAATTGCGTGGTCAGACCACGCAATTTTTTAGTAGCCTTACAGCCTTGACAGCATACCCTGACAGGGGATAGAATGTTGTAGGTACTTTTATGTCGAAATCGTTATCAAATTTATTTTATAGACAGGAGGAGCATTATGGCCAAGTTTATTTTTGTGACCGGAGGTGTTGTCTCATCACTGGGAAAAGGCATTACCGCTGCTTCTTTGGGCTGCATCCTGAAAAACAGGGGTCTTAAAGTTGCCATTCAAAAATTCGACCCGTATATTAATGTAGACCCCGGAACTATGAGCCCTTATCAGCATGGAGAAGTTTTTGTCACCGATGACGGCGCTGAGACTGACCTGGACCTGGGTCATTATGAAAGGTTTATAGATATTAACCTCAGCAAGAGCAGTAATGTCACTACAGGCAAGATATACTGGTCAATTATCTCAAAGGAACGTAAAGGAGATTTCCTTGGAGGCACCGTTCAGGTAATTCCGCATGTCACCAATGAAATCAAGGATAGAATCCTCAGGGTGAGCAAAGAGAGCAAACCGGATGTTGTAATCACTGAAATCGGAGGTACTGTGGGGGATATTGAGTCCCTTCCCTTCCTTGAAGCCATCAGGCAGATGAAAAGCGATATTGGCCGCGAAAATGTAATGTATATCCATGTTACTCTGGTTCCTTACCTTAAAGTTTCTGAAGAACTGAAAACCAAGCCTACACAGCACAGTGTCAAGGAACTCAGGAGCATCGGTATCCAGCCTGATGTTATCGTCACCCGTTCCGAAAAACCCCTTTCAAAAGAAATGGAAGAGAAAATTGGCCTTTTTTGTGATATTGACAAGGATGCAGTTATCCAGGCAGTGGATGCGCCCACAATATACGAAGTTCCACTTATGATGAAGGAAGAGGGTCTTGATGATATTGTAATTGAGCGCCTCGGTCTTAAGTGCCAGGATGTGGATATGACAGAGTGGGTTGAGATAGTGGACAAGATTAAAAACCCTAAATATAAAACCACCATTGCTATTGTAGGCAAATATGTCGAACTTCCTGATGCCTACATGAGTGTGGCGGAGTCTTTGCGCCATGCGGGGCTGTTTCATGAATCAGCCATTGAAATCAGGTGGGTAAATGCTGTTGAGCTTGAAAAAGGTGACGATATTGTCCGGGAACGCCTGGATGGTGTAGATGGTATCCTGGTACCGGGCGGTTTTGGAGACAGAGGAATCGAGGGTAAAATTAAGGCAACAACTTATGCCAGGGAAAATAAGATTCCTTATCTGGGCATCTGTCTGGGAATGCAGTGTGCGGTTATAGAGTTTGCCCGGCATATTGGTCTTAAAAAGGCCAACAGTTCTGAGTTTGATCCGCAGACCCCATATCCTGTAATTGACCTGCTCCCGGAGCAAAAGGATATTGAAGATAAGGGAGGCACCATGAGGCTGGGTCTTTACCCGTGCAAACTGCCTGAAGGGACCCTGGCGAATGATGCATATAAGGAAGATTTGGTCTATGAACGGCACCGGCACCGGTTTGAGTTTAATAATGAATACCGTGAACAATTAACAGCCAGAGGCATGAAGGTTTCCGGAACATCGCCCAATGACCGGCTGGTGGAAATCATAGAAATGTCTGACCATCCATGGTTCGTAGGGACACAGTTCCATCCTGAGTTTAAGTCCCGTCCCAACCGCCCCCACCCGCTCTTTAGAGATTTTGTCGGCATGGCGCACAGATACGGAAAACAGAAAACGAATGACTGATATGTACACAAGGCTGTTGTAAATATTACCACAGCCTCTTTGTTGTATAAACGAAAACCACCTGCTTTGCAGGTGGTTCCAAAAAGCTTTAGCTATGAGTAGAAAAATCTACCTCCGTTTGATAGAATGGTGCAGGTTCGCCAACCGCACTGTAGCAAAGGAGGTAGATATCCAAATGGATACTGAAAGTCTAGCACACACCCAATGGAATTGCAAATATCACATAGTATTTGCTCCGAAATATAGAAGACGGGAGATATACGACAAAATCAAGAGCGATATCGGAAAAATATTAAGGACATTGTGTAACTACAAGAAGGTAGAAATACTTGAGGCGAACGCTTGCCCAGACCACATACACATGCTTGTATCGATACCACCAAAACTAAGTGTATCAAGCTTCATGGGATATTTGAAAGGCAAGAGTTCGTTGATGATATTCGATAGGCACGCTAACCTGAAATACAAATACGGCAACAGGCATTTTTGGTGTCGGGGGTATTATGTGGATACAGTTGGTCGGAATAAGAAGGCGATAGAACAGTATATCAAAAAACAATTGCAGGAGGATATTGCTGCCGACCAAATGACTCTAAAGGAGTATATGGACCCGTTTACGGGTGAGCCAGTACAAAAGAGCAAGAAAAAATAGAACCCCTTTAGGGGTGGTTATGAAAAGGTGCGCGGTTGGCGGACCGTTCAGTGAGCCTTTAGGCTCAGCCTAGTAACATGCCCTTATAGGGCTAGAGCAAACCACCCGCTGAGCGGGTGGTCATGATTTTTTTACAGGAAACCGGCTGCTTAATCACTGTATTATTTGAAACAATAACTGTGTATTATTTGAAACAATAATGGTATTAGAAATAACCTTTGGAAATAACTATAGTGGTAGAAAAAATGGGGGTGTTTAATATCAATAAGAGAATTGTAGTGGGGCTGATTGCAGGTATAATTGTTCTGTCCCTGGCTGTAGCTGCGTTATCCGGGCAGGCAGGAAAGGAAAAGCCTTCCCGGGGAGATGCTATCGGGGTTATCTATGTTGAGGGGGTCATCACAGGCGCCAGGGGAGAAGGCTCTATTTTCGGTGCAGGTGTGGCTTCGGGTCCTTCTCTGATGGAGCAGTTGCGTGAAGCCGGAGAGGATGACGGCATCAAAGCCGTGCTGCTGAGGATTAACAGCCCCGGCGGCAGCGCTGCAGCTTCACAGGAGGTCGGCAATGAAATAGATAAACTGCGCCAGCAGGGTAAAATTATTGTTGCATCCATGGGTGATGTTGCGGCATCAGGAGGGTACTGGATTGCTGCCAAGGCTGATAAAATAATTGCTGACCCGGCGACTATGACGGGAAGCATCGGGGTAATCATGGAAACCCAGAATATGCAGGAGCTATTTGATAAAATAGGAATCACACCTGAAACCATAAAGAGCGGCCCTCACAAGGATATGGGTTCCCCCAACCGTCCTCTGACACCTGAAGAACGAGCTATCATGCAGCAAATGGTTGACGATATTTACCAGCAGTTTGTGGATGTAGTGGCAGAGGGAAGGAAAATGAAACGGGAAAAGGTGCTGGAACTTGCTGACGGACGGATATTTACCGGCCGCCAGGCAAAGGAACAGGGCTTGGTGGATGAGCTGGGGAATTACTATGATGCCATAAAGCTTACCGGTGAACTGGCTGGAATAAAAGGAGAACCGGTTATTCACGAATTTGGCTCCACGAGTCCCTTTGAAAAGTTTCTGAGCGGCGTTAGTATTCCAAAGAGTCCGGGGAGTGATTTCTTAGGATTGTCTGCCGGGGAGATTGAGGCATTACGGGAATTGCTAAAAAGCCAGCCGTTATTTTAGCGAAGTTAGCATGTTCAAAACGGTGACGGGGGATGTATTTTATGAACGATACGAACGATATGAACGATATGAACGATATGAGTGATATGAGTGATCTGCCGCTTGATGACAGCAAAGACCGCCTGGGCTTTGTTGAACTGATATATGGGGTGTTATTTTCTCCGACAGCCACTTTTGCAAAGGTTTCACGGGAAAACCACTTATTTAACGGGTTTGTTATTTTTCTTACCATAACTCTGGTCAGTTCTGTGGTAAATTACCTCGGGGCCAGGAACTTTTCTGATTTGCCCCCGGAGCTTGCCGGCGCTTTTACAGAGGCTGGCCCGTACATGGGTATTTTAGCCGTAGTTTTTGCATTTATTGGCTGGTTTGTTCAGGCCGGGATCCTCCAGGTTTTTGCGGAACTTCTGGGGGGTGAGGGGCGTGCCCTTCAAGTACTGACAGTGCTTGCCCTGGCGGGTATCCCAAAAGCCTTTGCGATACCGTTTCAGGTGTTGGGCCTCTTTATTAGCGGCTCCATGGTGAGTACTTTTCTGAGTGTGGCTGTTTCCCTGTTGGTAATTACCTGGTTCTTGGTTCTTATGGTTATAGGTCTTCGCGAGGTCCAAGGCTTTTCCACCGGGAGGGCGGCTGCAGTTTTTGTTCTCCCTCTCGCAGCGCTGGGTTTGGCATTCCTGATTATTGTGCTTTCTCTAGCCGGCTTTTTCATCCCACTAATTAACAGCCTCTAGCAAATAAGGGTATTTTGTAGAATAATAACAGGAAATTGCGATATGTTTATTTGTGCAAAAGAAGGAATATTTTGTTTTATCTAGAAATATTCTTAAATGTGGAAGACGAGCTGAGCACAGACGTGGGAAGCTGAGCAGATAATTATAAAGATTAGTTATAGAGAGAGGAGACATTATAGTGAAGGCAAAGCTTTTAGTCGTGGATGACCAGATGGGAGTCCGGAGATTACTGTATGAAGCTTTCAGTATAGAGGGTTATGAGGTGGAAATGGCTGCCAGTGGGCATGAGGCCCTCGAAAAAGTCAAACTTGCAATGCCTGACCTAATTTTAATGGATATGAAGATGCCGGGGATGAACGGCTTGCAGACACTGCAAGAAATTAAAAAAATCAATGATGCCGTTGTGGTAATTATGATGACTGCTTACGGGGAACTGGAAATTGTTGCTGATGCCGTGAAACTTGGGATAAAGGAATATGTTACAAAACCTTTTGATATAAATGAATTAAGGGAGATTGTCAAAAAGCTGGTCATAAAACAAGAGGTTGATTTTACACCGGCATTAGGGAAACGTTAGAGAAAGTCGAAAGACACTAAATAATGTAATAATTGGAGCTTAAAAGCAACTGCCTCCCGGGAAAAAGAGGAATTTTATTATTGGCGGCGAAGTAAAAATATTAGAGGAGGGGTTGCC
This genomic interval carries:
- a CDS encoding response regulator, which encodes MKAKLLVVDDQMGVRRLLYEAFSIEGYEVEMAASGHEALEKVKLAMPDLILMDMKMPGMNGLQTLQEIKKINDAVVVIMMTAYGELEIVADAVKLGIKEYVTKPFDINELREIVKKLVIKQEVDFTPALGKR
- the rpoE gene encoding DNA-directed RNA polymerase subunit delta; this encodes MPGFNMEQYSPYMSEADLAHAILKAAGAPLYFRDLLEQVMAIKPVSGRDREHIMAGIHTDLNLDGRFIHVGKGVWGLREWMHDRKAFQYEHDEELDN
- the tnpA gene encoding IS200/IS605 family transposase — translated: MDTESLAHTQWNCKYHIVFAPKYRRREIYDKIKSDIGKILRTLCNYKKVEILEANACPDHIHMLVSIPPKLSVSSFMGYLKGKSSLMIFDRHANLKYKYGNRHFWCRGYYVDTVGRNKKAIEQYIKKQLQEDIAADQMTLKEYMDPFTGEPVQKSKKK
- a CDS encoding CTP synthase, which produces MAKFIFVTGGVVSSLGKGITAASLGCILKNRGLKVAIQKFDPYINVDPGTMSPYQHGEVFVTDDGAETDLDLGHYERFIDINLSKSSNVTTGKIYWSIISKERKGDFLGGTVQVIPHVTNEIKDRILRVSKESKPDVVITEIGGTVGDIESLPFLEAIRQMKSDIGRENVMYIHVTLVPYLKVSEELKTKPTQHSVKELRSIGIQPDVIVTRSEKPLSKEMEEKIGLFCDIDKDAVIQAVDAPTIYEVPLMMKEEGLDDIVIERLGLKCQDVDMTEWVEIVDKIKNPKYKTTIAIVGKYVELPDAYMSVAESLRHAGLFHESAIEIRWVNAVELEKGDDIVRERLDGVDGILVPGGFGDRGIEGKIKATTYARENKIPYLGICLGMQCAVIEFARHIGLKKANSSEFDPQTPYPVIDLLPEQKDIEDKGGTMRLGLYPCKLPEGTLANDAYKEDLVYERHRHRFEFNNEYREQLTARGMKVSGTSPNDRLVEIIEMSDHPWFVGTQFHPEFKSRPNRPHPLFRDFVGMAHRYGKQKTND
- a CDS encoding Yip1 family protein, which encodes MNDTNDMNDMNDMSDMSDLPLDDSKDRLGFVELIYGVLFSPTATFAKVSRENHLFNGFVIFLTITLVSSVVNYLGARNFSDLPPELAGAFTEAGPYMGILAVVFAFIGWFVQAGILQVFAELLGGEGRALQVLTVLALAGIPKAFAIPFQVLGLFISGSMVSTFLSVAVSLLVITWFLVLMVIGLREVQGFSTGRAAAVFVLPLAALGLAFLIIVLSLAGFFIPLINSL
- a CDS encoding L-lactate MFS transporter, with translation MSSQSSLRGWIVTFAGTGINLGLGVLYSWSVIAKALTKDWGWTASKASLPYAVACGVFAIVMVLAGRAQDKVGPRIVATLGGICAGAGLIISSFASELSILPMVIGFGLLVGSGMGLGYASATPPAVKWFPPHKKGMITGLVVAGFGLASVYISPLTNHLLKSMGISKTFMTLGIAFFIGIVLLSQFLKNPPAGYVPANMPKPAASGKSASDKYEYEWHEMLRTPQFYLLWLMYAFASFAGLMIIGHMAKISTMQLPGVELGFILVAILAIGNAGGRIIAGLVSDKLGRTKTMLLVFISQAIVLMLFSRFSTAALLIAGAAAVGFNYGANLSLFPSATADYFGTKNMGVNYGLVFTAWGVGGVFGGMVAGKIVDLTASYSMAFGVAAILCLFASGLTFVTKAPKTIVVKQAIPSTVNPLNKE
- the sppA gene encoding signal peptide peptidase SppA codes for the protein MGVFNINKRIVVGLIAGIIVLSLAVAALSGQAGKEKPSRGDAIGVIYVEGVITGARGEGSIFGAGVASGPSLMEQLREAGEDDGIKAVLLRINSPGGSAAASQEVGNEIDKLRQQGKIIVASMGDVAASGGYWIAAKADKIIADPATMTGSIGVIMETQNMQELFDKIGITPETIKSGPHKDMGSPNRPLTPEERAIMQQMVDDIYQQFVDVVAEGRKMKREKVLELADGRIFTGRQAKEQGLVDELGNYYDAIKLTGELAGIKGEPVIHEFGSTSPFEKFLSGVSIPKSPGSDFLGLSAGEIEALRELLKSQPLF
- a CDS encoding DUF1934 domain-containing protein, whose translation is MSKSVIISVTGTQTNEFGEVDVQELVTTGVYYEKKGTYFIIYSESEITGMPGTTTSVKAEPQRVTLNRMGESQHKQVFETGMRNRGNYITPYGMMYMAVIPSKVDVILTDSGGSINLEYELEVENQKISDNKLSLTVREA
- the argS gene encoding arginine--tRNA ligase, whose amino-acid sequence is MQSVLENVKNNIVKAIEQAAQKAKDEGKLGFDALPAFVLEVPREKEHGDFATNIAMLLTRQARMAPRQIAETIAEGINTESARIARIEIAGPGFINFFLESTWVYDVLPQVEKEGELYGDSATGQGKKVQVEFVSANPTGLLHMGNARGAALGDTMAALMQAAGFEVSREFYINDAGNQIENFGKSLEARYLQLLERDVPFPKDGYHGADIIDTVKGIIEKHGDRYLDMESTLRKEFFIKYALDEKIRAIKKTLSQFGVEYDVWFSEQSLHESGAIDGILDQLREKGFLYESEGALWLKTTEFGDEKDEVLVRSNGIPTYFAADIAYHKNKFDRGFEWVINIWGADHHGHVKRLKGAMQALGYNPDSLDIVLMQLVRLFKGGDIIRMSKRSGEFITLDDLMSDVGIDAARYFFVMRSSDSHLDFDMDLAKSQSTENPVYYIQYAHARICSILRQLEDRGETVPLAEECNFRLLQEQAELDLMRKLADFPMEISEAAVNLEPHRIARYAHELAGLFHSFYNSHRVMVEDVELQKARLVLVKSVQTVVRRALGLIGVTAPESM